A window of the Pyrodictium abyssi genome harbors these coding sequences:
- a CDS encoding ABC transporter permease, with the protein MKHSSPSWIQAFAAMAYRQLLRFRGARSRVANALVFPLIWLVFFGYGWSAAFNRLGPAAAQLFGGLSYLEYLAPGIIVMTVFTGGFSSGLGVIWDREFGYLKEILVSPAPRSAVLLGRITGDTLATMVQGALMALLVSAAAGYASPRGILAGLAAAFVAAYASASIGTLIALTMRSPEGFHMVVNLVMMPMLFLSGVFYPIDPLPGWIKALAYANPLTYAVDLTRGLMYGVHTLPLALDALGLAAVTSVFTALAVARFSRTYLA; encoded by the coding sequence GTGAAGCACAGCTCGCCGAGCTGGATACAAGCCTTCGCTGCTATGGCTTACCGGCAGCTGCTACGCTTCCGAGGCGCCCGTAGCAGGGTCGCGAACGCTCTGGTCTTCCCGCTGATATGGCTAGTATTCTTCGGCTACGGGTGGAGTGCAGCCTTCAACAGGCTAGGGCCTGCCGCTGCGCAGCTGTTCGGCGGGCTTAGCTACCTCGAGTACCTGGCGCCCGGCATAATCGTGATGACGGTCTTCACTGGCGGCTTCAGCAGCGGCCTGGGGGTGATATGGGACCGGGAGTTCGGCTACCTCAAGGAGATACTAGTCTCGCCCGCGCCGCGTAGCGCTGTACTCCTAGGCCGCATAACGGGGGACACACTGGCCACAATGGTGCAGGGCGCCCTGATGGCACTGCTAGTCTCGGCGGCGGCTGGCTACGCGAGCCCACGGGGGATACTCGCTGGCCTCGCAGCCGCCTTCGTAGCGGCCTATGCCTCCGCCAGCATAGGCACGCTCATAGCGCTCACGATGAGGAGCCCGGAGGGCTTCCACATGGTGGTCAACCTGGTTATGATGCCTATGCTGTTCCTAAGCGGCGTCTTCTACCCCATAGACCCGCTGCCGGGCTGGATAAAGGCGCTAGCCTACGCGAACCCGCTGACCTACGCTGTAGACCTCACCCGGGGCCTCATGTACGGCGTACACACGCTACCACTAGCCCTAGACGCGCTAGGGCTAGCCGCTGTGACCAGCGTCTTCACGGCGCTCGCCGTAGCCAGGTTCAGCAGGACATACCTAGCGTGA
- a CDS encoding ATP-binding cassette domain-containing protein, which yields MGGYVVVAEELRKSYNGFEAVRGVSFRVERGTVYGLLGPNGAGKTTTIGMLITLIRPSGGRALVAGYDVLREPQRVRERIGVVFQEPTVDRDLTAWQNMLIHGLIYGLPRRAVEQRIPELLELVGLREHAHRPLRSYSGGMIRRLEIARALLNEPEVLFLDEPTIGLDPQARMKVWEVIEGLRRRGVTVFLTTHYMDEAEKLCDRIAVIDHGRIIAEGSPEELKSLVGGDTVYITLEAAEAAEKLAGLLREKGLGESISVSGPTVVLMARDAPRLVPQILDAARAAGLEVLEVRYTRPSLNDVFVKLTGRSLRDEEGDWRDFMRLHIHTGRRLGR from the coding sequence ATGGGAGGCTATGTCGTCGTCGCGGAGGAGCTGAGGAAGAGCTACAACGGGTTCGAGGCCGTAAGGGGCGTAAGTTTCCGCGTAGAACGCGGCACTGTCTACGGGCTCCTCGGGCCTAACGGCGCGGGGAAGACCACTACGATAGGGATGCTTATCACCCTGATACGGCCTAGCGGTGGCCGCGCCCTGGTGGCCGGCTACGACGTGCTCCGTGAGCCTCAGCGTGTCCGGGAGCGTATAGGCGTGGTGTTCCAGGAGCCCACCGTGGACCGCGACCTCACCGCGTGGCAGAACATGTTGATACACGGGCTCATCTATGGGCTCCCCCGCCGCGCCGTGGAGCAGCGTATACCGGAGCTGCTGGAGCTCGTCGGGCTCCGCGAACACGCCCACCGGCCTCTACGGAGCTACAGTGGCGGCATGATAAGGCGCCTGGAGATAGCCCGGGCGCTGCTCAACGAGCCAGAGGTACTCTTCCTAGACGAGCCGACTATCGGCCTCGATCCCCAGGCGCGGATGAAGGTATGGGAGGTCATAGAGGGGCTACGCCGCAGAGGCGTCACAGTGTTCCTGACAACCCACTACATGGACGAGGCCGAGAAGCTCTGCGACCGGATAGCTGTGATAGACCACGGCAGGATAATCGCGGAGGGCTCGCCGGAGGAGCTGAAGAGCCTAGTAGGCGGCGACACCGTGTACATCACGCTCGAGGCCGCTGAGGCCGCTGAGAAGCTCGCCGGACTGCTCCGCGAGAAAGGCCTCGGAGAGTCCATCTCGGTCTCCGGCCCGACAGTGGTGCTCATGGCCCGCGACGCGCCCCGGCTCGTGCCCCAGATCCTCGACGCCGCCCGGGCCGCTGGGCTAGAGGTGCTAGAGGTGCGCTACACCCGGCCTAGCCTCAACGACGTCTTCGTCAAGCTCACAGGCCGTAGCCTCCGCGACGAGGAGGGTGACTGGCGGGACTTCATGCGTCTACACATACACACGGGCAGAAGGCTCGGCAGGTGA
- a CDS encoding bifunctional hydroxymethylpyrimidine kinase/phosphomethylpyrimidine kinase, whose product MAGYRAPVALTIAGSDSGGGAGIEADLKTFAALGVHGVVAVTSVTVQNTLGVYAVHDVPPEIVAKQIEAVVEDMGVDAAKTGMLSSSDIVATVAATLRRYDFPLVVDPVMAAESGAQLLSQDAVEALLEELVPRATLVTPNRMEAERLTGITIRSLEDARRAARLLVEEYGAEAAIVKGGHLGGDESIDVLYYRGTYREYRAPRIRGGCTHGTGCSFSAAVAAELAKGRGLEEAVETAKKLVTMAIEYGLRVGRGSCPVNPLAWLEIDAWKWRVVKNVEKALARLLAGERLVLPYAPEVGINIAEALPLPYARSVDDVAGVLGRVVKTPRGLRAGGPVALGASNHLARLVLAVMRYAPWLRSVVNIRYSPELVEAAESLGYRVARVDRGMEPRETRRAEGGTMEWIARSVFSQRVVDIVYDEGDWGKEPMVRVFGENAIAAVEKLLSVLERAGRR is encoded by the coding sequence TTGGCTGGATACAGGGCGCCCGTAGCGCTAACCATCGCGGGGAGCGACTCGGGTGGAGGCGCCGGGATAGAAGCCGACCTCAAGACGTTCGCAGCCCTCGGCGTCCACGGAGTGGTAGCAGTAACCAGTGTGACGGTGCAGAACACGCTCGGGGTCTACGCGGTACACGATGTACCGCCGGAGATAGTGGCCAAGCAGATCGAGGCAGTGGTAGAGGACATGGGTGTAGACGCTGCTAAGACCGGGATGCTGAGCAGCAGCGACATAGTAGCAACCGTGGCTGCCACGCTGAGGAGGTATGACTTCCCCCTAGTCGTAGACCCGGTAATGGCGGCTGAGAGCGGCGCCCAGCTCCTAAGTCAGGACGCCGTCGAGGCCCTACTGGAGGAGCTGGTCCCCCGGGCGACACTGGTCACGCCGAACCGGATGGAGGCTGAGAGGCTAACCGGGATAACCATTAGGAGCCTCGAGGACGCCAGGAGGGCGGCGCGGCTACTCGTAGAGGAGTACGGAGCAGAAGCGGCAATAGTCAAGGGGGGCCACCTAGGCGGCGACGAGAGCATAGATGTGCTGTACTACAGGGGTACGTACCGGGAGTACCGGGCCCCAAGGATAAGAGGCGGCTGTACCCACGGCACGGGCTGCTCCTTCTCAGCAGCCGTGGCGGCCGAGCTGGCGAAGGGCAGGGGGCTTGAGGAGGCCGTTGAGACAGCCAAGAAGCTCGTGACCATGGCGATAGAGTATGGGCTCCGGGTCGGCCGTGGCAGCTGCCCCGTAAACCCCTTAGCCTGGCTAGAGATCGATGCGTGGAAGTGGCGGGTGGTAAAGAATGTCGAGAAGGCCCTGGCCAGGCTCCTGGCCGGCGAGAGACTGGTGCTGCCCTATGCGCCCGAGGTAGGCATAAACATAGCCGAGGCCCTGCCGCTCCCCTACGCCCGCAGCGTAGACGATGTCGCTGGCGTGCTCGGCCGCGTAGTGAAGACCCCTCGGGGTCTACGCGCAGGGGGCCCCGTAGCCCTAGGCGCCTCGAACCACCTTGCAAGGCTAGTGCTAGCCGTTATGCGGTATGCTCCTTGGCTGAGATCGGTGGTAAACATAAGGTACTCGCCAGAGCTAGTAGAGGCGGCAGAAAGCCTGGGCTACAGGGTGGCCCGCGTAGACCGCGGCATGGAGCCGAGGGAGACCCGTAGAGCCGAGGGAGGCACCATGGAGTGGATAGCCAGGAGCGTGTTCAGCCAGAGGGTGGTCGACATAGTGTATGATGAGGGTGACTGGGGCAAAGAGCCGATGGTACGGGTCTTTGGCGAGAACGCTATCGCCGCCGTGGAGAAGCTCCTATCAGTGCTGGAGCGCGCCGGGCGCCGCTGA